A portion of the Cololabis saira isolate AMF1-May2022 chromosome 17, fColSai1.1, whole genome shotgun sequence genome contains these proteins:
- the LOC133463818 gene encoding uncharacterized protein C10orf105-like → MNTTDPGSNFTFASHTENATLSSLTITSISPTLPPPPSYPSEVHDPEFTIMVVLGLSLLLAGLAAFLAVCRRSEQDGDFEASCVPGESLTRGRNLSSEPQLKVWKRLGSYRRAYNLSFRRPPHRRPQQQDGAPVSQPAAPQPDPRPEPHLTMPCLFDYVTEI, encoded by the coding sequence ATGAATACCACCGACCCAGGATCCAACTTCACCTTTGCTTCTCACACAGAAAACGCCACTCTGTCCAGCCTGACAATCACCAGCATCTCTCCGACGCTCCCACCCCCTCCATCCTATCCCTCAGAAGTGCACGATCCAGAGTTCACCATCATGGTGGTGCTGGGCTTATCGCTGCTGCTAGCGGGGTTGGCAGCGTTCCTGGCCGTGTGCCGGCGCTCTGAGCAGGACGGGGACTTTGAGGCGAGCTGTGTCCCCGGGGAGAGCTTGACTCGTGGAAGGAACTTATCCAGTGAGCCTCAGCTCAAGGTGTGGAAGAGGCTGGGCTCGTACCGGCGGGCATACAACCTCTCCTTCAGACGGCCGCCTCACCGCCGGCCGCAGCAGCAGGACGGAGCCCCGGTGTCCCAGCCTGCAGCGCCGCAGCCGGATCCCAGGCCGGAGCCCCACCTCACCATGCCCTGTCTGTTCGACTACGTCACTGAAATCTGA